In Phreatobacter stygius, a genomic segment contains:
- a CDS encoding TetR/AcrR family transcriptional regulator translates to MTEQKPPKRVRRTQAERTAAMRLRLADAVLETLCAVGYDRLSTGLVAAQARVSRGALSHHFPSKADMLVGGFDHLLKQWEAGRLAFVGKYATPIPLADYLRHLWYDVFSKPTYVAAIELMMAARSDAVLQDRLRGVLAEWVKKRDALWAHVIGYDDVGSLGAEIGRENFLHLNLSVLRGMAIHASFNLDDTVNDRLLEAWIRLAAASLEVKHGQKAKASVAPRGAREQLKATPKAPIAPVPIGKGGTVRRRTRGARIQN, encoded by the coding sequence ATGACCGAGCAGAAGCCGCCGAAACGCGTCAGACGCACCCAGGCCGAACGAACCGCCGCCATGCGGCTGAGGCTCGCCGACGCGGTGCTCGAGACGCTTTGCGCCGTTGGTTACGACCGGCTGTCGACCGGCCTGGTGGCGGCGCAGGCACGGGTGTCGCGCGGGGCGCTGTCGCACCATTTCCCGAGCAAGGCCGACATGCTGGTCGGTGGTTTCGACCACCTCCTGAAGCAGTGGGAGGCCGGCCGCCTGGCCTTTGTCGGCAAATATGCCACGCCGATCCCGCTCGCCGATTATCTCCGCCACCTCTGGTACGACGTCTTTTCCAAGCCGACCTATGTGGCGGCGATCGAACTGATGATGGCCGCGCGCAGCGACGCCGTGCTGCAGGACCGGCTGCGCGGCGTACTCGCCGAATGGGTCAAGAAGCGCGACGCGCTCTGGGCTCACGTCATCGGTTATGACGATGTCGGCTCGCTCGGTGCCGAGATCGGCCGGGAGAACTTCCTGCACCTCAATTTGAGTGTGCTGCGCGGCATGGCGATCCATGCCAGCTTCAACCTCGACGACACGGTGAACGACCGGCTGCTGGAGGCATGGATCAGGCTCGCCGCCGCGAGCCTGGAGGTGAAGCACGGCCAGAAGGCAAAGGCATCGGTCGCCCCACGCGGCGCGCGCGAGCAACTGAAGGCGACACCAAAAGCTCCGATCGCTCCTGTCCCGATCGGAAAAGGCGGCACCGTCAGGCGCCGGACGAGAGGCGCAAGGATTCAGAATTGA
- a CDS encoding AAA family ATPase gives MTDTPARILLVTGPAGIGKSTLAWEIGSRLADMRIPHVAIETDELDRVFPKPSREELETLSPGTTDVSGVNLAALWSTYRALGHTRLILSGVMMHLEFDRRWITAAIPDAEITVLRLTAGDATLVERLDRREVGSGKDEQIQRTLRQARRMAAEAPGAQLIVETDGRSAREIATEVLDAVAWLTGEA, from the coding sequence ATGACCGACACCCCCGCCCGTATCCTGCTCGTCACCGGCCCGGCCGGCATCGGCAAGTCGACGCTCGCCTGGGAGATCGGCAGCCGGCTCGCCGACATGCGGATCCCGCATGTGGCGATCGAGACCGACGAGCTCGACCGCGTGTTCCCGAAACCGTCGCGCGAAGAGCTCGAAACGCTGTCGCCCGGCACGACCGATGTCAGCGGGGTCAATCTCGCGGCGCTCTGGTCGACCTACCGGGCGCTCGGCCATACACGCCTCATCCTGTCCGGCGTCATGATGCATCTGGAGTTCGATCGCCGCTGGATCACGGCCGCCATACCCGACGCCGAGATCACCGTGCTGAGGCTGACGGCCGGCGACGCGACACTGGTCGAGCGGCTCGACAGGCGCGAGGTCGGATCCGGCAAGGACGAGCAGATCCAGCGAACACTGCGGCAGGCCCGGCGCATGGCTGCGGAGGCCCCCGGCGCTCAGCTGATCGTCGAGACCGACGGCCGGAGCGCTCGGGAGATCGCAACCGAGGTGCTGGATGCCGTGGCCTGGCTCACCGGCGAAGCGTAG
- a CDS encoding Rap1a/Tai family immunity protein, which yields MTTAISRIGASVLVCLALAGAIGQAEANQTASQFLTSFRARDARSVSFLVGLTEGFGWANAQLRASNQRMLFCAPRDVGFTPLQHADILAAYLRRQPRRSDVDVGLVMLAALAEQFPCR from the coding sequence ATGACGACCGCGATATCGCGTATTGGCGCAAGCGTTCTGGTCTGCCTCGCGCTGGCTGGCGCCATTGGCCAGGCAGAGGCGAACCAGACCGCCAGCCAGTTCCTCACCTCCTTCCGCGCCCGGGACGCCAGGAGCGTCAGCTTTCTGGTCGGGCTGACCGAAGGCTTCGGCTGGGCCAATGCGCAATTGCGCGCCTCGAACCAGCGCATGCTGTTCTGCGCGCCGCGCGATGTCGGTTTCACGCCCCTGCAGCATGCCGACATCCTGGCGGCCTACCTGCGCCGGCAGCCGCGCCGCAGTGATGTCGACGTCGGCCTGGTCATGCTGGCGGCCCTGGCCGAACAGTTTCCCTGCCGCTGA
- a CDS encoding M24 family metallopeptidase: MAFLGTAVRDYRYGLMRDMMDREGYDALAFTQGDFFQFVTNFATDVQPWERPIVCVVPRNGEPFAILNELSTNHWRFTLEAQHLWVTDASFYAEHPRIGARLPLASQWAEVVAAKLKETGLDRTRIGVDAGGGAFGKVASLLPHLKIEAATAECRRLRWVKHAEEIQLMREIAALTDWVQDRYRENIRPGRLVQELDMSMAALMAEESARRFPGEALEILRCWTLSGPPSCAPHGDGRSSGARIEEGHGLVNIVIPRVNGLVVENERTWFCGKPSQRQIKLYEASRAANEAACEAAVTGQPVCAIDAAAQAVLEREGVAELILHRTGHGMGTLGHEFPEDMAFNTRPLIANEVYSAEPGIYEWGLGGFRHDDTVVVGKTPEILTKAPKDIARQTIN, translated from the coding sequence ATGGCTTTTCTCGGCACCGCCGTCCGCGATTACCGCTACGGCCTGATGCGCGACATGATGGATCGCGAAGGTTATGACGCGCTCGCCTTCACCCAGGGCGACTTCTTCCAGTTCGTCACCAATTTCGCCACCGACGTGCAGCCCTGGGAACGGCCGATCGTCTGCGTGGTGCCGCGCAATGGCGAGCCCTTCGCCATTCTCAACGAGCTCTCGACCAATCACTGGCGCTTCACGCTGGAAGCCCAGCACCTGTGGGTCACCGATGCCAGCTTCTATGCCGAGCATCCGCGCATCGGCGCGCGCCTGCCGCTCGCCAGCCAGTGGGCCGAGGTCGTCGCGGCCAAGCTGAAGGAAACGGGCCTTGACCGTACGCGCATCGGCGTCGATGCCGGTGGCGGCGCCTTCGGCAAAGTGGCCAGCCTCCTGCCGCACCTGAAGATCGAGGCGGCGACCGCCGAATGCCGCCGGCTGCGCTGGGTCAAGCATGCCGAAGAGATTCAGCTGATGCGCGAGATCGCCGCGCTGACCGACTGGGTGCAGGACCGCTATCGCGAGAACATCCGCCCAGGCCGCCTGGTGCAGGAGCTGGACATGTCGATGGCGGCGCTGATGGCCGAGGAATCGGCCAGGCGCTTTCCCGGCGAAGCCTTGGAAATCCTGCGCTGCTGGACGCTGTCCGGGCCGCCGAGCTGCGCTCCCCATGGCGACGGCCGCTCGTCCGGCGCGCGCATCGAGGAGGGCCACGGCCTGGTCAATATCGTCATTCCGCGGGTCAACGGCCTGGTGGTCGAAAACGAACGCACCTGGTTCTGCGGCAAGCCGTCCCAGCGCCAGATCAAGCTCTATGAGGCCTCACGCGCGGCCAATGAGGCGGCCTGCGAAGCGGCCGTCACCGGCCAGCCGGTCTGCGCCATCGACGCGGCCGCCCAGGCGGTTCTGGAGCGCGAGGGTGTCGCCGAACTGATCCTGCACCGCACCGGCCACGGCATGGGCACGCTCGGCCATGAATTCCCCGAGGACATGGCCTTCAACACGCGGCCCTTGATCGCCAACGAGGTCTATTCGGCCGAACCCGGCATCTATGAATGGGGCCTCGGCGGCTTCCGCCACGACGACACGGTGGTGGTCGGCAAGACGCCCGAAATTCTCACCAAGGCGCCGAAGGACATCGCGCGCCAGACGATCAATTGA
- a CDS encoding bifunctional diguanylate cyclase/phosphodiesterase has protein sequence MLQVYGCFVTQHDLRLVALAAVVCALASYTAVSLVHHVRASEGQVLRHRLWLPIAAIATGFGIWATHFIAMLAFQPGLPSGYNIALTVLSLLAAIVLTGVGLAIGVSRIGHGRLIGGAVVGGGIAAMHYTGMAAFEIAGRIEWDPVLVLVSIVLGAALGALALQIGLSVNSQKCKILGAATLTVAICSHHFTAMGAAAIIPDPMVVVSPLALPAEWLSIAVALASATIILLALAGLSFDLRNRREIAMLNRMRELADAAVEGLIVCDDETIVAANKSFRELGHDSAGSAIGRRLAAFFPDAAILARLAAMSDHPLEANLLALSGETIPVELIQHVITYAGRPHRVIAVRDLRDRKKAEQQIHFLAHHDSLTTLPNRTSFNRKLELELAAHGASGRCFAVIFLDLDRFKEINDLFGHLAGDAVLQFVSQKVRDVLGADQMVARLGGDEFAIIAPNLGAPMEAGHIAETILEALGTPDSSLPAGISIGTSIGIAIYPNDATDRSTLLSYADAALYEAKAEGRGIFRFFEAAMGTHLRERRQIEHDLRHAIPRDELRLVFQPQTRLNSEEILGFEVLLRWRHGTRGDISPSVFIPVAEECGVILQLGEWVLRTACAEAASWHQPLAIAVNVSRVQLHNGNLPQLVQEILATTGLAPERLELEVTETALIKDFDRALATLQQIKALGVKLAMDDFGTGYSSLSNLRAFPFDKIKIDQSFVRSVDSNEQSATIVRAIVGLAKGLNLPVLAEGVETADELRFLCREDCNEAQGYYLGRPGPIEQFRYLVDRETADSEVVWGPSQRIVSARLG, from the coding sequence ATGCTGCAGGTCTATGGCTGCTTTGTCACTCAACATGACCTGAGGCTGGTTGCGCTAGCTGCGGTGGTCTGCGCGCTTGCCTCCTATACCGCGGTCAGCCTGGTTCATCACGTCCGCGCCAGCGAAGGTCAGGTGCTGCGCCACCGGCTTTGGCTTCCGATCGCGGCGATCGCCACCGGCTTCGGCATCTGGGCAACCCATTTCATCGCCATGCTCGCGTTCCAGCCGGGCTTGCCGAGCGGCTACAATATCGCCTTGACCGTGCTGTCGCTGCTGGCTGCCATCGTGCTCACAGGTGTCGGTCTCGCGATCGGTGTGTCGCGCATTGGCCATGGCCGCCTGATCGGCGGCGCTGTCGTCGGCGGCGGCATCGCCGCGATGCACTATACCGGCATGGCCGCCTTTGAGATTGCCGGCCGGATCGAATGGGATCCGGTGCTGGTGCTGGTATCGATCGTGCTCGGCGCGGCGCTTGGCGCCCTGGCCCTGCAGATCGGTCTCAGCGTCAATTCCCAGAAGTGCAAGATCCTTGGCGCCGCCACCCTGACGGTGGCGATCTGCAGCCATCATTTCACCGCCATGGGGGCCGCCGCGATCATCCCCGATCCGATGGTTGTCGTGTCCCCCTTGGCGCTCCCGGCGGAATGGCTTTCGATCGCGGTCGCGCTCGCCTCGGCAACGATCATCCTCTTGGCCCTGGCCGGCCTCTCGTTCGATCTGCGCAATCGCCGCGAGATCGCGATGTTGAACCGGATGCGCGAATTGGCGGATGCCGCCGTCGAGGGGCTGATCGTCTGCGACGACGAGACGATCGTCGCCGCCAACAAGAGCTTCCGCGAGCTTGGCCACGACAGCGCCGGCAGCGCCATCGGCCGGAGGCTCGCCGCCTTCTTTCCCGATGCCGCGATCCTCGCGCGCCTGGCCGCCATGTCGGACCACCCGCTGGAGGCGAACCTGCTGGCGCTGAGCGGCGAGACCATCCCGGTGGAGTTGATCCAGCATGTCATCACCTATGCCGGGCGTCCTCATCGCGTGATCGCGGTGCGCGACCTGCGGGACCGCAAGAAGGCCGAGCAGCAGATCCATTTCCTGGCTCATCACGACTCGCTGACGACCTTGCCGAACCGGACCAGTTTCAACCGGAAGCTGGAGCTCGAGCTTGCCGCCCATGGTGCATCGGGCCGCTGCTTCGCCGTGATCTTTCTCGACCTCGATCGTTTCAAGGAGATCAACGATCTGTTCGGCCATCTGGCCGGCGACGCCGTGCTGCAGTTCGTTTCCCAGAAGGTCAGGGACGTGCTCGGCGCCGACCAGATGGTGGCGCGCCTGGGCGGCGACGAGTTTGCGATTATCGCCCCCAATCTCGGCGCGCCGATGGAAGCCGGGCACATTGCCGAGACCATTCTCGAAGCCCTCGGCACGCCCGACAGCAGCTTGCCCGCGGGGATCTCGATCGGCACCAGCATTGGCATCGCGATCTATCCGAACGACGCCACCGACCGCAGCACGCTCCTGAGTTATGCCGACGCGGCGCTCTATGAGGCGAAAGCCGAGGGCCGGGGCATCTTTCGTTTCTTCGAAGCGGCGATGGGAACGCATCTGCGCGAACGGCGCCAGATCGAGCACGATCTCAGGCACGCCATTCCGCGCGACGAGCTTCGTCTGGTCTTCCAGCCGCAGACCCGGCTCAATTCGGAGGAGATCCTGGGGTTCGAGGTCCTGCTTCGGTGGCGGCACGGCACGCGGGGCGACATTTCGCCAAGCGTCTTCATTCCCGTCGCCGAAGAGTGCGGCGTCATTCTCCAGCTTGGCGAATGGGTGCTCCGCACGGCCTGCGCGGAAGCCGCATCGTGGCACCAGCCGCTGGCCATCGCGGTCAACGTCTCGCGGGTGCAGTTGCATAACGGCAACCTGCCGCAGCTCGTCCAGGAGATCCTGGCGACCACCGGCCTCGCCCCGGAACGGCTCGAGCTGGAGGTCACCGAAACGGCCCTGATCAAGGACTTCGACCGGGCGCTTGCCACATTGCAGCAGATCAAGGCGCTCGGCGTGAAGCTCGCCATGGACGATTTCGGCACGGGCTATTCGTCGCTATCGAACCTCAGGGCTTTTCCGTTCGACAAGATCAAGATCGACCAGTCCTTCGTCCGCTCGGTCGATTCCAACGAGCAGTCGGCGACCATCGTGCGCGCCATTGTCGGCTTGGCCAAGGGCCTGAACCTGCCGGTGCTGGCCGAAGGGGTCGAGACCGCCGACGAACTCAGGTTCTTGTGCCGCGAGGATTGCAACGAGGCCCAGGGTTATTATCTCGGGCGCCCCGGACCGATCGAGCAGTTCCGTTATCTGGTCGATCGCGAGACCGCCGATTCCGAAGTGGTGTGGGGACCAAGCCAGCGGATCGTGTCGGCCAGACTGGGCTGA
- a CDS encoding GAF domain-containing protein encodes MTQPIISRRTLALGATLAGVGATSALAQNPAPAPPARAPALPHLIDVATASMAEGQPNASLAALDKALAAAIGHKLFTVLVINWSKNENQRFYTNQPGPYPTGGAKPLVKEGEFYREVIMAGRPRICRTYDDVKRAFFDHELIRSRGCESAVNYPVRWNGRTIGSLNLLHQAEWYREDDMPALSAFAQMTVPALMEIVSRA; translated from the coding sequence ATGACCCAACCAATCATCAGCCGCCGGACCCTCGCGCTGGGCGCGACGCTGGCCGGCGTGGGCGCCACGTCTGCTCTGGCCCAGAACCCAGCCCCCGCGCCACCGGCCCGCGCGCCCGCGCTGCCGCACCTGATCGATGTCGCGACGGCCTCGATGGCCGAGGGTCAGCCCAATGCCAGCCTCGCCGCGCTCGACAAGGCGCTGGCGGCGGCGATCGGCCACAAGCTGTTCACCGTGCTGGTGATCAACTGGTCGAAAAACGAAAACCAGCGCTTCTACACCAACCAGCCCGGCCCCTACCCGACCGGCGGCGCCAAGCCGCTGGTCAAGGAAGGCGAGTTCTACCGGGAGGTGATCATGGCCGGACGGCCGCGCATCTGCCGGACCTATGACGACGTCAAGCGGGCCTTCTTCGACCATGAGCTGATCCGCTCGCGTGGCTGCGAGAGCGCGGTGAACTATCCGGTGCGTTGGAACGGCCGAACCATCGGCTCGCTCAACCTTCTGCACCAGGCCGAATGGTATCGCGAGGACGACATGCCGGCGCTCTCCGCCTTCGCCCAGATGACGGTCCCCGCCTTGATGGAGATCGTCAGCCGCGCGTGA
- a CDS encoding DJ-1/PfpI family protein yields the protein MHRRDFTGLAAAALLAGPAVLAEPRTPLAQTSPREHGADMTTRQTMTWQKMAERNDQVLMLVYPEMTALDLVGPQYAFACTLGAKVHLVGQTREPVMTDTKFAIVPTMTFDEAPADPTVIFVPGGTTGTLAAIRDETTLSFVADRGARATYVTSVCTGSLVLAAAGLLSGYRATSHWAARDLLAAGGAEPVDARVVIDRNRITGAGVSAGLDFGLKLVAMMRDEAYARSVQLLAEYAPEPPFKAGTPAEAGPEITAPLLAMFEGFRRDAVLAVGAAAGRSR from the coding sequence ATGCATCGCCGTGACTTTACCGGTCTCGCGGCGGCCGCCCTGCTGGCTGGCCCCGCTGTTCTCGCCGAACCTCGCACCCCGCTCGCCCAGACCAGCCCAAGGGAGCACGGAGCCGACATGACCACCCGACAGACCATGACCTGGCAGAAGATGGCTGAACGCAACGACCAGGTGCTGATGCTGGTTTATCCCGAGATGACCGCGCTCGACCTGGTCGGGCCGCAATATGCCTTCGCCTGCACGCTGGGCGCCAAGGTTCATCTTGTCGGCCAGACGCGCGAACCGGTCATGACCGACACCAAATTCGCTATTGTGCCAACCATGACCTTTGACGAAGCGCCCGCCGATCCGACGGTGATCTTTGTGCCCGGCGGCACGACCGGCACGCTCGCCGCCATCAGGGACGAGACGACATTGTCTTTCGTCGCCGATCGCGGCGCACGCGCGACCTATGTGACCAGCGTCTGCACCGGTTCGCTGGTGCTGGCGGCCGCCGGCCTGCTGAGCGGTTACAGGGCCACGTCCCACTGGGCCGCGCGCGACCTGCTCGCTGCCGGCGGCGCTGAACCGGTCGACGCCCGGGTCGTCATCGACCGCAACCGGATAACCGGTGCAGGCGTCAGCGCCGGGCTCGATTTCGGGCTGAAACTGGTCGCCATGATGCGCGACGAGGCCTATGCGAGATCGGTCCAGCTGCTGGCGGAATATGCGCCGGAGCCGCCGTTCAAGGCTGGTACCCCGGCCGAGGCGGGTCCGGAGATCACCGCGCCGCTCCTGGCCATGTTCGAAGGCTTCCGGCGCGACGCGGTGCTGGCGGTCGGCGCAGCCGCGGGCCGGTCGCGATGA
- a CDS encoding copper resistance CopC/CopD family protein, with translation MTASSHWLGVLLAFMLVLFVPSAAFAHASLVKAEPADGAMLAVTPPTVVLRFNEAVAPAVIQLIDAEGKSRPDITVTADDDTIRVGLPATLPHGTQVLSYRIISADGHPVSGAVQFSIGRVSGATSVGAHNGMFADAGASLGWAIWLSRFGVYLGLFAGIGGAFFMAVLASARQPAPAALAALGLGLASAIASLGVQGLDLLGLGFGDLATSAPWRAALATSLGPSLGLGAAAMLAGLAALICRSDRLARVLAVSGLIGVGLSLAATGHAAHAPPQVLTRSAVFLHGIGAAYWAGALLPLALMARRPGPELLAALSRFSRLAVPLVAVLALSGLGLAVIQLDRPAALIDTAYGQVLTAKLVLVALLLALAAFNRFRLTPALPRAPSNTRALIRSIGAEVVLVLAILGLVAGWRFTPPPRVTAAVAAARVPVNLHIHTDKGMVDIVVSPGAVGPNSFDLQFLSADFGLLAPRDVRLTLAQSARGIAPFMRRATRRADGNWELRDMVLPFAGRWQVTVDAYVTDFDLVTLDGELEVKP, from the coding sequence ATGACAGCATCGTCGCATTGGCTCGGCGTGCTGCTCGCCTTCATGCTGGTCCTTTTCGTGCCGTCCGCGGCTTTCGCCCATGCCTCGCTGGTCAAGGCCGAGCCGGCCGACGGCGCCATGCTGGCCGTGACGCCGCCGACCGTGGTGCTGCGCTTCAACGAGGCGGTCGCGCCGGCGGTCATTCAGTTGATCGATGCCGAGGGCAAGTCACGGCCCGACATCACGGTGACGGCCGATGACGATACGATCCGGGTCGGATTGCCTGCGACCCTGCCGCACGGCACCCAGGTGCTGAGCTACCGGATCATTTCGGCCGACGGCCATCCGGTCAGTGGCGCCGTGCAGTTCTCGATCGGCCGGGTCTCGGGCGCGACATCCGTGGGCGCGCATAACGGCATGTTCGCCGATGCCGGTGCCAGTCTCGGCTGGGCAATCTGGCTCAGCCGCTTCGGCGTCTATCTCGGCCTGTTCGCCGGCATTGGCGGCGCCTTTTTCATGGCCGTTCTGGCGTCGGCCCGGCAACCGGCGCCGGCGGCGCTGGCCGCACTCGGGCTCGGCCTGGCCAGCGCGATCGCCTCGCTCGGCGTCCAGGGCCTCGACCTCCTCGGGCTCGGCTTCGGCGATCTTGCCACGTCGGCGCCCTGGCGCGCGGCGTTGGCCACCTCGCTTGGACCCTCGCTCGGGCTTGGCGCCGCCGCGATGCTGGCCGGCCTGGCGGCCTTGATCTGCCGGTCGGACCGGCTTGCCCGGGTTCTGGCGGTATCGGGCCTGATCGGCGTCGGCCTTTCGCTCGCCGCAACCGGCCATGCCGCCCATGCCCCGCCGCAGGTTCTGACGCGCTCGGCGGTGTTCCTGCACGGCATCGGCGCGGCCTATTGGGCTGGCGCGCTGCTGCCGCTCGCGCTCATGGCGCGCCGCCCGGGGCCGGAACTTCTGGCCGCGCTGTCCAGGTTTTCCCGCCTGGCCGTCCCGCTCGTTGCCGTCCTGGCGTTGAGCGGCTTGGGCCTCGCGGTCATCCAGCTCGACCGGCCGGCGGCGCTGATCGACACCGCCTATGGCCAGGTGCTCACGGCCAAGCTCGTGCTGGTCGCACTGCTCCTGGCGCTTGCGGCGTTCAACCGTTTCCGGTTGACCCCGGCCTTGCCGCGGGCGCCGTCGAACACCCGGGCCCTCATCCGCTCCATCGGTGCGGAAGTCGTGCTGGTCCTGGCCATTCTCGGCCTTGTCGCCGGCTGGCGCTTCACCCCGCCGCCGCGTGTCACCGCGGCCGTCGCCGCCGCCCGTGTCCCGGTCAACCTGCATATCCACACGGACAAGGGCATGGTCGACATCGTGGTGTCGCCCGGAGCGGTCGGGCCGAACAGCTTCGACCTGCAATTCCTGTCGGCCGATTTCGGCCTGCTCGCGCCGAGGGACGTCCGGCTGACCCTTGCCCAATCGGCGCGTGGCATCGCGCCCTTCATGCGCCGGGCGACCCGGCGTGCCGACGGCAACTGGGAGCTGCGCGACATGGTGTTGCCCTTTGCCGGCCGCTGGCAGGTGACGGTGGATGCCTATGTCACCGATTTCGATCTGGTGACGCTCGACGGCGAGCTCGAGGTGAAACCGTGA
- a CDS encoding class I adenylate-forming enzyme family protein: MTSIDPNKVAVARARTRALEAEFEPTTIGAFVTRRCLELGDTVAIEVFDRQERMTYAEVERASNRIGHALRTLGIAKGDRVAVMLPNRIAYPLTWLALAKIGAIHVPVNTRYTPREIDYVTRDSGARAMIIDRQFLDTFQAMDERPEGLDDTRVVVIDGVAPAGMASFEALVAAAPETSCLDATVTPDDLVNLQYTSGTTGFPKGCMLSHEYWLILSFTAMHWDHMRATRLLTAQPFFYMDPQWHLLKTFRLGGTLFVAPQLSASRYVGWVKQFRVDWCQFPLLATRQPEAPDDRDTALKQVAAFGWDGETCRAFKRRFGVMARESFGMTEIGLGTWMPPELDEMYDSASVGIDGPFRETSIRDEAGNPVTPGERGELWVRGRSILQGYWNKPEANADAFREGGWFRTGDVFEADANGFLWLVGRIKDMIRRSSENISAREVEAVVRELPEVEDCAAVAVPDPKRGEEVKIYIQLKHGCAPDDLPFQRVRDHCRRGLAAFKVPRYYALVDSFPRTVSNKIEKRNLIAGVSDLRTDAWDAEDQVTR, from the coding sequence ATGACCAGCATTGATCCGAACAAGGTCGCTGTGGCCAGGGCGCGCACCCGCGCGCTGGAGGCCGAATTCGAGCCGACCACCATTGGCGCCTTCGTCACCAGGCGCTGCCTGGAGCTCGGCGATACCGTCGCCATCGAGGTCTTCGACCGGCAGGAGCGGATGACCTATGCCGAGGTCGAGCGCGCCTCCAACCGCATCGGCCATGCCCTGCGCACGCTCGGCATCGCCAAGGGCGACCGGGTCGCTGTCATGCTGCCGAACCGCATCGCTTATCCCCTGACCTGGCTCGCGCTGGCCAAGATCGGCGCGATCCACGTGCCAGTGAACACCCGCTACACGCCGCGCGAGATCGATTATGTGACACGCGATTCCGGCGCCCGCGCCATGATCATCGACCGCCAGTTTCTCGACACGTTCCAAGCCATGGACGAGCGTCCGGAGGGCCTCGACGACACCCGCGTCGTGGTGATCGACGGCGTCGCCCCCGCGGGCATGGCCTCGTTCGAGGCGCTCGTCGCCGCGGCACCCGAAACCTCCTGCCTCGACGCGACTGTGACGCCGGACGATCTGGTCAATCTGCAATATACGTCGGGCACGACGGGCTTCCCGAAGGGCTGCATGCTCAGCCACGAGTATTGGCTGATCCTGTCGTTCACCGCCATGCATTGGGACCACATGCGGGCGACCCGGCTGCTGACCGCCCAGCCGTTCTTCTACATGGATCCGCAATGGCATCTGTTGAAGACCTTCCGCCTCGGCGGCACGCTGTTCGTCGCGCCGCAGCTCTCGGCCTCGCGTTATGTCGGCTGGGTCAAGCAGTTCAGGGTCGATTGGTGCCAGTTTCCCTTGCTCGCCACCCGCCAGCCCGAAGCGCCCGACGACCGCGACACAGCGCTGAAACAGGTCGCGGCCTTTGGCTGGGACGGCGAGACGTGCCGCGCCTTCAAGCGCCGCTTCGGGGTGATGGCTCGCGAGAGTTTCGGCATGACCGAGATCGGGCTTGGCACCTGGATGCCGCCCGAACTCGACGAGATGTATGATTCCGCCTCCGTCGGCATAGACGGGCCGTTTCGTGAGACCTCCATTCGCGACGAGGCGGGCAATCCCGTAACGCCCGGCGAGCGTGGCGAGCTCTGGGTGCGCGGCCGCTCCATCCTGCAGGGCTATTGGAACAAGCCGGAGGCCAATGCCGACGCCTTCCGCGAGGGCGGCTGGTTCCGCACCGGCGATGTCTTCGAAGCCGACGCCAACGGCTTCCTCTGGCTGGTCGGCCGGATCAAGGACATGATCCGCCGCTCCTCCGAAAACATTTCCGCCCGCGAGGTCGAGGCGGTGGTGCGCGAATTGCCCGAGGTCGAGGACTGCGCCGCGGTGGCCGTGCCGGATCCGAAACGCGGCGAGGAGGTCAAGATCTATATCCAGCTGAAGCACGGCTGCGCGCCGGACGACCTGCCGTTCCAGCGCGTGCGCGATCACTGCCGGCGTGGGCTCGCCGCCTTCAAGGTGCCGCGCTATTACGCGCTCGTCGACAGCTTCCCGCGCACCGTCTCGAACAAGATCGAGAAGCGCAATCTGATCGCCGGGGTGAGCGATTTGAGAACGGACGCCTGGGATGCGGAGGACCAGGTGACGCGGTGA